From Burkholderia sp. WP9, a single genomic window includes:
- a CDS encoding Arm DNA-binding domain-containing protein produces MALGHYADGGGLYMQIADSGARSWVFRFKLSGRVREMGLGPRSRVSLGEARKLAAGYRDMVRDLIDPILARRGQQRRQLLDI; encoded by the coding sequence GTGGCCCTGGGCCATTATGCGGACGGCGGAGGTCTCTATATGCAGATCGCTGACAGCGGTGCGCGTTCATGGGTGTTTCGGTTCAAGCTTAGCGGGCGCGTGCGGGAGATGGGCCTCGGACCGCGTTCGCGCGTCTCGCTTGGCGAGGCGCGGAAACTGGCCGCCGGATACCGTGACATGGTCAGAGACCTGATTGATCCCATCCTTGCGCGGCGAGGGCAGCAGCGTAGACAGTTGCTCGATATCTAA
- a CDS encoding AraC family transcriptional regulator, which produces MFYQTASSHIPADRVSATCRITMAGYATSWHEHEEFMFLLPQRGALTLNSEHSKHAQRISASVLAVVPARRFHETASNRGEHCHTAVYVQRDFVSFCARKANGAMASGEAPRYCAPSSALLGALQLQNQLARSDAKAATEPSGELPRYRLDLIDRLIASACVDAALSGAKSSADAEPSREELVGQIKGYLDAMLAERVDIDTVAFEFGLSRRHLTRLFREEAGQSITEYQMRQRVARAAVLLNVPGTTVLSAAMSVGIESPSYLARLFNKFGLPAPHTLRA; this is translated from the coding sequence ATGTTTTATCAAACCGCTAGTTCGCACATTCCCGCCGATCGCGTGTCGGCGACCTGCCGTATTACGATGGCGGGCTACGCAACGTCGTGGCATGAGCATGAAGAGTTCATGTTTCTGCTTCCGCAGCGCGGCGCGTTGACGCTGAATTCGGAGCATTCGAAACACGCGCAACGTATCAGCGCCAGTGTGCTCGCAGTAGTGCCGGCGCGGCGTTTCCACGAAACCGCGAGCAATCGCGGCGAGCATTGCCATACAGCGGTCTACGTGCAGCGGGATTTCGTGTCGTTTTGCGCGCGCAAGGCAAATGGCGCGATGGCGAGCGGCGAAGCGCCGCGATATTGCGCGCCATCGTCCGCGCTGTTGGGCGCGCTGCAATTGCAAAACCAGTTAGCCCGATCGGACGCGAAAGCGGCGACGGAGCCGAGTGGTGAACTGCCCCGTTATCGACTCGACCTGATCGACCGGCTTATCGCGTCGGCGTGTGTAGATGCGGCGTTGAGCGGTGCGAAAAGCAGTGCCGATGCTGAGCCGTCGCGCGAGGAACTGGTCGGCCAGATCAAGGGCTATCTCGACGCGATGCTTGCGGAGCGCGTCGACATCGACACGGTCGCGTTCGAGTTCGGGTTGTCGCGGCGTCATCTGACGCGACTCTTTCGGGAGGAAGCGGGCCAAAGCATTACCGAATATCAGATGCGTCAACGCGTGGCGAGGGCCGCGGTGCTCCTGAATGTACCGGGCACGACGGTGCTATCGGCGGCCATGAGCGTCGGAATCGAATCGCCGTCCTATCTGGCGAGATTATTCAACAAGTTTGGTCTGCCTGCGCCCCACACGCTCAGGGCATGA
- a CDS encoding PhzF family phenazine biosynthesis isomerase, with the protein MHNVQPVHLVRVFSSTDDGGNPAPVALDANGWSDTQMKGVARAYGHESAFVMRAADPRHDFRFRFFVPNHEMEMCGHATLGALWLLRRTGAWRTDAARIETLSGTVEARYAASDARIEVSQPAGRVEPVNDAALIAQTLYALNLKPDDLLPLAIVNATTSRTKTLVPIRTTTRLNAIAPNLDYIESVCDALSSTGLYPFSFDADAAHVFEARQFPRASGYPEDAATGIAAAALLFGAHRYGLVAAADRGIVVHQGVAMGRPSAIAVNFRDPADASLGCWLSGSVSLIEEA; encoded by the coding sequence ATGCACAACGTACAACCAGTACACCTTGTACGGGTATTTTCTTCCACCGACGACGGCGGCAATCCGGCCCCCGTTGCACTCGACGCAAACGGCTGGTCCGATACGCAGATGAAAGGTGTGGCCCGCGCCTACGGTCACGAAAGCGCCTTCGTGATGCGCGCTGCCGATCCGCGTCACGACTTCCGTTTCCGCTTCTTCGTGCCCAATCACGAGATGGAGATGTGCGGACACGCGACGCTGGGCGCATTATGGCTGCTGCGTCGCACTGGTGCGTGGCGCACGGACGCAGCGCGGATCGAGACCCTGAGCGGCACTGTCGAAGCGCGTTACGCCGCGTCCGACGCGCGTATCGAAGTCAGCCAGCCTGCGGGACGCGTCGAGCCGGTAAATGATGCCGCGCTGATTGCTCAAACGCTCTATGCATTAAACCTGAAGCCGGACGATCTGTTGCCGCTCGCCATCGTCAACGCCACGACAAGCCGCACTAAAACGCTGGTGCCGATCCGCACGACGACGCGGCTGAACGCAATCGCCCCGAATCTGGACTATATCGAATCCGTATGCGACGCATTGTCGTCGACTGGCCTATATCCATTTTCGTTCGACGCCGATGCGGCGCACGTATTCGAAGCACGGCAGTTTCCCCGGGCATCCGGCTATCCGGAAGACGCGGCGACCGGCATCGCGGCCGCCGCGCTGCTGTTCGGCGCGCATCGCTATGGACTCGTCGCGGCGGCCGATCGCGGGATCGTCGTGCATCAAGGCGTTGCGATGGGACGGCCATCCGCGATCGCCGTGAACTTCCGCGATCCGGCCGACGCGAGCCTGGGTTGCTGGCTAAGCGGCTCGGTTAGCCTGATCGAGGAGGCATGA
- a CDS encoding ornithine cyclodeaminase family protein: MLHSTKLYSNTQIAAVLSGSDALTAMRAAHEAIYRGNAAVQARSRIALTDAKFSTMSAILATERVAAVKLYTTLAGQFRFYIALMSLDDGRMLALMEGDELTRLRTAATTVLAATHLARANSRWLGVAGCGVQARAHVELFIESFGLEQVSVFAPDTDEATAYAQSLRERFGINAHAASAEHAASADIVVLATRASTPVIHGVSLQPGSFVASIGATRPDQREMDDACIERATEVVVDWTGQALAESGDFLLLHPAVLASKKVADLADVVGSGRRRALDCLGVVVYKAVGNALQDAAIAALAYARLNSN; the protein is encoded by the coding sequence ATGCTCCATTCCACAAAGCTTTACAGCAATACGCAGATTGCAGCCGTTCTGAGCGGCAGCGACGCCCTCACCGCGATGCGCGCCGCGCACGAAGCAATCTATCGCGGCAACGCCGCGGTGCAAGCGCGCAGCCGCATCGCGCTGACCGACGCCAAGTTCAGCACGATGTCCGCGATCCTCGCCACCGAACGCGTCGCGGCGGTGAAACTGTACACGACACTCGCCGGCCAGTTCCGCTTTTACATCGCGCTGATGTCGCTCGACGACGGCCGCATGCTCGCGTTGATGGAAGGTGACGAACTCACGCGCCTGCGGACCGCCGCGACAACCGTGCTGGCCGCCACCCATCTTGCTCGCGCAAACAGCCGCTGGTTGGGCGTAGCCGGTTGCGGCGTGCAGGCACGCGCACATGTGGAGTTGTTCATCGAGTCGTTCGGACTCGAACAAGTGTCGGTGTTTGCGCCGGATACGGACGAAGCAACCGCTTACGCGCAATCGCTGCGTGAGCGCTTCGGCATCAATGCGCATGCAGCTAGCGCCGAACACGCAGCCAGCGCCGACATCGTCGTGCTCGCGACGCGCGCATCGACACCCGTAATTCACGGCGTATCGCTGCAGCCGGGCTCGTTCGTCGCGAGCATCGGCGCGACCCGCCCAGATCAGCGCGAAATGGACGACGCATGCATCGAGCGGGCGACTGAAGTCGTGGTCGACTGGACCGGGCAAGCGCTGGCCGAATCGGGAGACTTCTTGTTGCTCCATCCCGCGGTGCTCGCCAGTAAAAAGGTTGCCGATCTCGCCGACGTGGTCGGTAGCGGTCGCCGACGCGCGCTCGATTGCTTGGGCGTCGTTGTCTACAAGGCGGTCGGCAACGCGCTGCAGGACGCGGCGATCGCAGCGCTGGCCTATGCCCGCTTAAATTCCAACTAA
- a CDS encoding glutamate/aspartate ABC transporter substrate-binding protein — protein sequence MKTIRSIIGAVVAGTAIVVCQLAAAQDLGPTLDKINSAGVIVIGHREASIPFSYYDGNQNVVGFSQDLCQKVIDAVKTKLGKPSLTVRLVPVNSQNRIPLLQNGTIDIECGVTTNTNARHAQVAFSDTIFLALTRLLVNKNSGIADFGDLANKTVVTNAGTTAESIIRRMNVDKKLNMNIISTKDYGESFLTLETGRAKASMLDDVLLSGARTTSRKPDDWIVTGTPQSKEPYAFMMRKDDPAFKALVDGTLSKVMTSGEINTIYAKWFQKPVPPKGINFNFAMTQQLRGLYAHPDDQAAY from the coding sequence ATGAAAACGATCAGAAGCATCATTGGTGCAGTCGTTGCCGGAACCGCCATCGTTGTGTGTCAACTGGCTGCCGCGCAGGACCTCGGTCCGACGCTCGACAAGATCAACTCGGCGGGTGTCATCGTCATCGGCCATCGCGAAGCGTCGATTCCATTCTCGTACTACGACGGCAATCAGAACGTGGTGGGATTTTCGCAAGATCTGTGTCAGAAAGTCATCGACGCCGTCAAGACGAAACTCGGCAAGCCGAGTCTTACAGTGCGCCTCGTGCCGGTCAACTCGCAGAACCGCATTCCGCTGCTGCAGAACGGCACGATCGATATCGAGTGCGGCGTGACGACAAACACCAATGCGCGTCATGCGCAGGTCGCTTTCTCCGACACGATCTTTCTCGCATTGACACGCCTGCTGGTGAACAAGAATTCGGGCATCGCGGACTTCGGCGACCTGGCGAACAAGACCGTCGTCACCAATGCCGGTACAACCGCGGAATCAATCATCCGCCGGATGAACGTCGACAAGAAACTGAACATGAACATCATCTCGACGAAGGACTACGGCGAGTCGTTCCTGACACTCGAAACGGGGCGCGCTAAAGCGTCCATGCTCGACGATGTCCTGCTGTCCGGCGCACGCACCACCTCCCGCAAACCGGACGACTGGATCGTGACCGGCACGCCGCAATCGAAAGAACCGTACGCCTTCATGATGCGCAAAGACGATCCTGCGTTCAAGGCGCTGGTGGACGGCACGCTGTCGAAGGTCATGACCTCTGGCGAGATCAACACGATCTATGCGAAGTGGTTCCAGAAGCCGGTGCCGCCGAAGGGGATCAACTTCAACTTTGCGATGACGCAGCAGTTGCGCGGGCTGTACGCGCATCCCGACGACCAGGCCGCATATTGA
- a CDS encoding aldolase, with product MAYGFTPTQASEPVKVAPGELDTSAIREARIELAACFRMAAKLGMHEGVCNHLSAVLPGRADLFLVNPYGYAFEEITASKLLVCDMHGNVVQGDGVPEITAFFIHARVHLRQPRIKVAFHTHMPNATALAMLDGPPLLWAGQTALKFYGRTAVDDNFNGLAMNSSEGDRIAAAIGDADVVFLKNHGVMVVGATIADAWDDLYYLERACEVQRLTLSTGRPLKIIDPDIAAKTYRQMRAGERDSARQHLASIRRQLDRDEPDYAH from the coding sequence ATGGCATACGGCTTCACTCCCACCCAGGCATCTGAACCTGTAAAAGTCGCGCCCGGCGAACTGGACACGTCGGCGATCCGCGAAGCACGCATCGAACTCGCCGCGTGTTTCCGGATGGCGGCCAAACTCGGCATGCATGAAGGCGTGTGCAATCACCTGTCGGCGGTATTGCCGGGCCGCGCCGACCTGTTCCTCGTCAATCCATATGGCTACGCGTTCGAGGAAATCACCGCGTCGAAGCTCCTCGTGTGCGACATGCACGGCAATGTCGTGCAGGGCGACGGCGTGCCGGAGATCACTGCGTTTTTCATTCATGCGCGTGTGCATCTGCGGCAGCCGCGCATCAAGGTCGCGTTCCATACGCACATGCCGAACGCGACCGCCCTGGCGATGCTCGACGGACCGCCGCTGCTGTGGGCAGGGCAAACCGCGTTGAAGTTCTACGGCCGCACAGCCGTCGACGACAACTTCAACGGTCTTGCGATGAACAGTTCCGAAGGCGACCGCATCGCCGCCGCGATCGGGGACGCGGACGTCGTGTTCCTGAAGAACCATGGCGTGATGGTCGTGGGCGCGACGATCGCCGACGCATGGGACGACCTCTACTACCTCGAACGCGCATGCGAAGTGCAGCGACTCACACTGTCGACCGGCCGGCCGCTAAAAATCATCGACCCCGACATCGCCGCCAAGACCTACCGGCAGATGCGCGCTGGCGAGCGCGACAGCGCGCGCCAACATCTCGCGAGCATCCGCCGGCAGCTCGATCGTGACGAGCCCGACTATGCGCACTAA
- a CDS encoding amino acid ABC transporter permease, with protein sequence MQYHWNWSILLSPVSTGEPTTYLGWLLSGLAATVTVSLAAWVIALIVGTAFGVLRTTDDKRLAAIGTAYVALFRNVPLIAQFFIWYLVIPELLPISAGNVFKALPPSVQFFSSSIVCLGLFTGARVCEQVRSGIAALPRGQRAAAVALGLTQPQTYRYVLLPVAFRTILPPLTSEFVSIFKNSAVASTIGLLELSAQARQLVDYTAQTYESFIAVTVAYFAINMVVLRAMRRIEARTRLVGFIGGK encoded by the coding sequence ATGCAATACCACTGGAACTGGAGCATTCTGCTCAGCCCGGTCTCGACGGGCGAACCCACAACCTATCTTGGCTGGCTGCTGTCCGGCCTTGCGGCCACGGTGACCGTATCCCTTGCCGCGTGGGTGATCGCACTCATCGTCGGCACGGCTTTCGGCGTGCTGCGCACCACGGATGACAAACGACTCGCCGCGATCGGCACCGCCTACGTCGCGCTATTTCGCAACGTGCCACTGATCGCGCAATTCTTCATCTGGTATCTCGTGATTCCCGAACTGTTGCCCATTTCAGCTGGCAACGTATTCAAGGCGTTGCCGCCTTCGGTGCAGTTCTTCTCGTCGTCGATCGTGTGTCTCGGTCTTTTCACAGGCGCGCGGGTCTGCGAGCAGGTTCGTTCAGGCATCGCCGCGCTGCCGCGCGGTCAACGGGCGGCAGCCGTCGCGCTCGGTCTGACGCAACCGCAAACTTACCGGTACGTGCTGTTGCCGGTCGCATTTCGAACAATCCTGCCGCCATTGACCTCGGAATTCGTCAGCATATTCAAGAATTCCGCCGTCGCATCGACAATCGGTCTGCTCGAACTATCTGCACAGGCACGGCAGTTGGTCGATTACACCGCACAAACCTATGAATCATTTATCGCGGTCACGGTCGCTTATTTCGCGATCAATATGGTCGTGCTCCGGGCCATGCGGCGCATCGAAGCGCGTACGCGGCTCGTGGGTTTTATCGGAGGCAAATGA
- the gltK gene encoding glutamate/aspartate ABC transporter permease GltK: protein MHRLDWSGIPAALPTLWLGALITLKIMAVALVAGMALGTVLALLRLSPLPPLQWFARAYITTFRSIPLVMVLLWFYLIVPQMLQTVLGLSSVFDTRLASALVAFSLFEAAYYAEIIRAGIQAVPRAQANAALALGLPYTQTMRYVILPQAFRAMVPLLMTQAIVLFQDTSLVYVISLADFFRTATNVGDRDGTSIEMTLFAGATYFVICALASASVRYFQRRVTI, encoded by the coding sequence ATGCATCGTCTCGACTGGAGTGGCATTCCCGCCGCGTTGCCCACGTTGTGGCTCGGTGCGCTGATCACGCTGAAGATCATGGCGGTGGCGCTTGTCGCCGGTATGGCATTGGGCACGGTGCTGGCATTGCTGCGCCTCTCACCGCTGCCGCCCTTGCAGTGGTTCGCACGCGCTTACATCACCACGTTCCGCTCGATCCCGCTCGTGATGGTGTTGTTGTGGTTCTACCTGATCGTGCCGCAGATGCTGCAAACCGTGTTGGGTTTGTCCAGCGTATTCGATACGCGGCTGGCGTCCGCGCTGGTGGCGTTCTCACTATTCGAAGCGGCGTATTACGCGGAAATCATTCGCGCTGGAATTCAGGCGGTGCCGCGCGCGCAAGCCAATGCCGCGCTCGCGCTCGGTTTGCCGTACACGCAGACAATGCGCTACGTGATCTTGCCGCAAGCATTTCGGGCGATGGTGCCGCTGCTAATGACTCAGGCGATCGTGCTGTTTCAGGACACGTCGCTCGTCTACGTGATTAGCCTTGCGGATTTTTTCCGCACAGCGACGAATGTCGGCGATCGCGACGGCACCAGCATCGAGATGACACTGTTTGCGGGTGCAACGTATTTTGTGATCTGTGCGTTGGCGTCCGCATCGGTCAGATATTTTCAACGACGAGTGACAATATGA
- a CDS encoding amino acid ABC transporter ATP-binding protein, which translates to MISINNISKWYGQFQVLSDCTTSIQKGEVVVVCGPSGSGKSTLIKTVNGLEPFQKGDIVIDGQSLGDKKTNLSKLRSKVGMVFQHFELFPHLSIAQNLSLAQTKVLGRSKDEATVKGLKLLDRVGLRAHADKFPGHLSGGQQQRVAIARALSMDPIAMLFDEPTSALDPEMINEVLDVMVELAQEGMTMMCVTHEMGFAKKVAHRVIFMDKGVIIEDDRKEEFFAHPKSDRARDFLAKILH; encoded by the coding sequence ATGATTTCCATTAACAACATCTCGAAGTGGTACGGTCAGTTTCAGGTTTTGAGCGACTGCACGACCTCAATTCAAAAGGGCGAAGTCGTCGTGGTTTGCGGACCGTCGGGCTCGGGCAAGTCTACACTGATCAAAACCGTGAATGGCCTCGAGCCGTTTCAGAAGGGCGATATCGTCATCGACGGGCAGTCGCTTGGCGACAAAAAAACGAATCTGTCGAAGCTGCGGTCGAAAGTCGGGATGGTATTCCAGCACTTCGAGCTGTTCCCGCATCTGTCCATTGCACAAAACCTCTCACTTGCGCAGACCAAGGTGCTCGGTCGTTCGAAAGACGAAGCCACTGTCAAAGGGTTGAAACTGCTCGATCGCGTCGGCCTGCGCGCGCACGCGGACAAGTTTCCGGGGCACCTGTCCGGCGGTCAGCAGCAGCGTGTAGCGATTGCGCGCGCATTGTCGATGGACCCGATCGCGATGCTATTCGACGAACCCACGTCGGCGCTCGATCCTGAAATGATCAATGAAGTGCTGGACGTGATGGTTGAACTCGCGCAGGAAGGCATGACGATGATGTGCGTGACGCACGAAATGGGCTTTGCGAAGAAGGTTGCACATCGCGTCATTTTCATGGACAAGGGTGTGATAATAGAAGACGATCGCAAGGAGGAGTTCTTTGCGCATCCCAAGTCGGATCGAGCTCGCGACTTTCTCGCGAAGATTCTGCACTGA
- a CDS encoding LysR substrate-binding domain-containing protein, with protein sequence MEVKWIEDFVALARHHTFSRAADVRNITQSGLSRRIKSLEQWVGAELVDRSTYPPTLTSAGRLFLEAADEVLLRLFDVRAIIRTEQRIPGAGLQIAAGHAISVGFLPAWIRTLRQRFRQLHLRIVPTNVHDSILMLLNGSCELMLAYEHPELPLHLDPARFPSLRVGTDVLIPVSAPKGRGGPLYRLPGTSSQPVPLIAYSPGTYFGRCLTLLLRDVDTKAALGTCFESDMADVLKQLALNGEGVAWLPRSLIESELASGALVPAGDDRWKLELELRLYCDGQNTVSLVQELWSALT encoded by the coding sequence ATGGAAGTCAAGTGGATCGAAGACTTCGTCGCGTTGGCGCGCCACCACACCTTCTCGCGTGCGGCCGACGTTCGCAACATTACACAATCGGGCCTTAGCCGGCGTATCAAATCGCTCGAACAATGGGTCGGCGCCGAACTGGTCGACCGGAGCACCTATCCCCCCACCCTAACGTCTGCGGGCCGCCTGTTTCTCGAGGCGGCCGACGAGGTGCTGCTCAGGCTCTTCGACGTGCGCGCTATCATCCGCACCGAGCAGCGCATTCCCGGCGCGGGTTTGCAGATCGCAGCCGGGCATGCGATCTCGGTCGGCTTTTTGCCGGCGTGGATCAGAACGTTGCGCCAGCGTTTCCGTCAATTGCATCTGCGGATCGTGCCGACGAACGTGCATGACTCGATCCTCATGCTGCTGAACGGCTCGTGCGAACTGATGCTGGCCTACGAGCATCCCGAGTTGCCTCTGCATCTCGACCCCGCCCGCTTCCCTTCGTTGAGGGTGGGCACGGACGTGTTGATACCCGTCTCGGCGCCGAAAGGACGCGGCGGTCCGCTGTACCGGCTGCCCGGCACATCCTCGCAGCCGGTGCCGTTGATCGCGTATAGCCCGGGTACGTACTTCGGCCGCTGCCTGACTCTGCTGTTGCGCGACGTCGATACGAAGGCCGCGCTCGGCACCTGCTTCGAATCGGATATGGCCGATGTGCTCAAGCAACTCGCGCTCAATGGAGAAGGGGTGGCGTGGTTGCCCCGTAGTCTGATCGAAAGCGAACTGGCATCGGGCGCGCTGGTTCCGGCGGGAGACGACCGCTGGAAGCTTGAACTGGAGCTGCGCCTGTATTGCGATGGCCAGAACACGGTAAGTCTGGTGCAGGAACTCTGGTCGGCGCTGACCTAA
- a CDS encoding amino acid racemase: MSTYFKRSVAVLDTGNPDDAHHLTCSIDALSGARISAADKLAACVIKVDAHRLAADRLDHAARAFALFDVISTLDVRSTETVMIPDLACYGLFTELAAASPVPVADIGEAIVAEVGRRYPSVHTIALLTCETLDTLKPLVRRCAALGLHLIHVEVGAGGAVEAPTLLQICRQATLDGAALILPSTNGLGKRLKQAQPDGVPLPFPVLDIGEVYASHALRQTRASRPSQFKLGVLGGVGPAATVSFLDKLVRATPASRDQEHLKVVVELNPQIPDRTDHLVNSGPDPTLALYATCRRLELAHANAIAIPCNTAHAFVATIQPKLTIPIVHMLKETIVLITSRCPQARRIGLLATDGTLQSRVYHIEAEAAGLEIVVPSSMMQLQVMAAIYGPDGVKAGHVSAASHEAIVDVVAHLADLGADAVVLGCTELPLLVPQDLNFMIKGRVLPIVDPSDVLARRCVELASAAAPRVLA; encoded by the coding sequence GTGTCAACCTATTTCAAGCGGTCGGTCGCAGTTCTCGACACCGGTAATCCAGACGATGCACACCATCTCACTTGCAGTATCGACGCATTGAGCGGGGCTCGCATCTCAGCAGCAGACAAACTGGCTGCATGCGTTATCAAAGTCGATGCGCACCGTTTAGCCGCCGATCGACTGGATCACGCCGCGCGGGCATTCGCACTGTTCGACGTGATCAGCACGCTCGACGTCCGCTCAACCGAAACCGTGATGATTCCGGATCTGGCCTGTTACGGGCTTTTCACCGAGCTTGCTGCTGCGAGTCCCGTTCCGGTGGCGGATATCGGTGAGGCGATCGTCGCGGAAGTAGGCAGGCGCTATCCCTCTGTACATACAATCGCGCTTCTCACCTGTGAAACTTTGGATACGTTGAAGCCTTTGGTCAGGCGATGCGCGGCATTGGGTTTGCATCTCATTCATGTCGAGGTGGGAGCCGGAGGAGCAGTCGAAGCACCCACGCTTTTACAGATATGCCGGCAAGCAACGCTCGACGGAGCCGCTCTGATTCTCCCTTCAACGAATGGCCTTGGCAAACGGCTCAAGCAGGCGCAACCGGATGGCGTGCCACTGCCCTTCCCGGTACTCGATATTGGAGAGGTCTATGCAAGCCATGCGTTACGGCAAACGCGTGCGTCACGGCCCTCGCAGTTCAAGCTCGGGGTGCTTGGTGGTGTGGGTCCGGCCGCGACCGTCAGCTTTCTCGACAAGCTGGTTCGTGCAACACCAGCATCGCGCGATCAGGAGCATCTCAAAGTTGTGGTGGAGCTGAATCCGCAGATCCCAGACCGAACGGATCATCTCGTCAATAGCGGTCCAGACCCAACGCTCGCGCTTTACGCAACCTGCAGACGCCTTGAACTCGCACACGCGAATGCCATCGCGATTCCCTGCAACACGGCCCATGCGTTTGTCGCAACGATCCAGCCGAAGCTGACGATTCCTATCGTCCATATGCTGAAGGAGACGATTGTCTTGATCACGTCGCGTTGCCCGCAAGCACGCAGGATTGGTCTTCTTGCCACCGACGGCACGTTGCAAAGCCGTGTTTATCACATTGAAGCGGAAGCGGCCGGGCTTGAGATCGTTGTACCTTCGAGCATGATGCAGTTGCAGGTGATGGCGGCCATCTATGGGCCGGATGGCGTGAAAGCAGGACATGTATCGGCCGCAAGTCATGAGGCAATTGTCGACGTCGTCGCGCATCTCGCCGATTTGGGTGCTGACGCGGTGGTTCTTGGTTGCACCGAACTGCCGCTGCTCGTTCCGCAAGACCTGAACTTCATGATAAAGGGCCGCGTATTACCCATCGTTGACCCCTCTGACGTGCTGGCGAGACGGTGCGTTGAGCTGGCGTCGGCTGCTGCGCCGCGGGTCCTGGCTTGA
- a CDS encoding acetamidase/formamidase family protein: MLHDLPAIQKNVHWGYFDAALAPALIVESGDFVRAEAVTHHAGDAPELMMDDKVRALYDTIPEADRQPGVHLMTGPIFVKDAKPGDLLEVRYLQMIPRFNYGSNLAAHWGHLFTDFGKERVTIYELDQASNTAHALYAYDYPGKYLVPGKRSEIRDCCRELALEGIRVPVRPHLGTAGVAPDVAGRVSTVPPGAHGGNIDNWRIGAGSTMYYPVAVDGGLFSIGDPHVSQGDGEISGTAIEASLNVMFQIVLRRDFRFPSPLLETPDYWIVHGFDEDLDVATKNASRDMLLLLTEQQGLSRDDAYSLMSVAADFSVTQVVDSRQGIHCKVPRSIFPPKKKPRA, translated from the coding sequence ATGCTTCACGACCTGCCTGCCATCCAGAAAAATGTTCACTGGGGATATTTCGACGCGGCGCTAGCGCCCGCACTGATCGTGGAGAGCGGCGATTTCGTTCGCGCCGAAGCGGTCACGCATCATGCAGGCGACGCCCCCGAGCTCATGATGGATGACAAGGTGCGCGCGCTCTACGACACGATTCCCGAAGCCGATCGCCAACCCGGCGTGCATTTGATGACCGGGCCGATCTTCGTTAAAGACGCGAAACCCGGCGATCTGCTCGAGGTGCGCTATCTGCAAATGATTCCGCGCTTCAACTACGGCTCGAATCTCGCCGCGCATTGGGGCCATCTGTTCACTGACTTCGGGAAGGAACGCGTCACTATCTACGAACTCGATCAGGCATCGAACACGGCTCACGCGCTGTATGCGTATGACTATCCCGGCAAATATCTCGTGCCGGGCAAACGCTCGGAGATCCGCGACTGCTGCCGCGAACTCGCGCTCGAAGGCATTCGCGTGCCAGTGCGCCCTCATCTGGGCACGGCAGGCGTCGCGCCTGACGTGGCAGGCCGCGTGAGCACCGTGCCGCCGGGAGCGCATGGCGGCAATATCGATAACTGGCGCATCGGCGCGGGCTCCACCATGTACTACCCTGTCGCCGTGGACGGCGGATTGTTCTCGATCGGCGACCCGCATGTATCGCAAGGCGATGGCGAAATCAGCGGCACCGCGATCGAGGCGTCGCTCAATGTGATGTTCCAGATCGTGCTGCGGCGCGACTTCAGGTTTCCCTCGCCGTTGCTGGAAACGCCGGACTACTGGATCGTCCACGGCTTCGACGAAGACCTCGACGTCGCGACCAAAAACGCTTCACGCGACATGTTGCTGCTGCTTACGGAACAGCAAGGCCTCTCACGCGACGACGCCTATTCGCTAATGAGCGTCGCCGCGGACTTCTCCGTGACGCAGGTGGTCGACAGCCGCCAGGGAATTCACTGCAAGGTCCCCCGCAGCATCTTTCCTCCGAAGAAAAAGCCTCGCGCGTGA